One Nocardia sp. BMG111209 DNA segment encodes these proteins:
- a CDS encoding chlorinating enzyme, giving the protein MAHATQESFTPSPQEVAHFHEQGYLGPFQVYEPDEMRRLWRRERLRLMDRSAAVYDEGDAQAGNTNIANYDRHLDSTFLADHICRPQIVDRLTAVLGPNVLCWRSEFFPKYPGDEGTDWHQADTFAFASGKPQILWPAAEKEFGGTLTVWTAFTEAAEDTGCLQFIPGTQRTMYYDESKEMHYQPDTINQQNKDGINRGFYGYDYRELQKDPDWRPPIERAISMVMQPGEAVMFWSTMMHSSKPHSAADKPMRLGFAGRYVPTAVEVYPDTDDVDEYGGRVSLRDYGTVLVAGTDSYTHNRKVTHTTKGHEFPIRQRDRP; this is encoded by the coding sequence ATGGCACACGCAACCCAGGAGAGCTTCACCCCGAGTCCGCAGGAGGTGGCCCACTTCCACGAACAGGGTTACCTCGGCCCGTTCCAGGTGTACGAGCCCGACGAGATGCGCCGGCTGTGGCGGCGCGAACGGCTGCGCCTGATGGACCGCAGCGCCGCCGTCTACGACGAGGGTGACGCGCAGGCCGGCAACACCAATATCGCGAACTACGACCGCCACCTGGATTCGACGTTCCTCGCCGACCACATCTGCCGGCCGCAGATCGTGGACCGGCTGACCGCCGTACTCGGTCCCAACGTGTTGTGCTGGCGTTCGGAGTTCTTCCCGAAGTACCCCGGCGACGAGGGCACCGACTGGCATCAGGCCGACACCTTCGCGTTCGCGTCGGGCAAACCGCAGATCCTCTGGCCCGCCGCGGAGAAGGAGTTCGGCGGCACCCTCACGGTCTGGACCGCGTTCACCGAGGCCGCCGAGGACACCGGCTGCCTGCAGTTCATCCCCGGCACCCAGCGGACGATGTACTACGACGAGTCCAAGGAGATGCACTACCAGCCGGACACGATCAACCAGCAGAACAAGGACGGCATCAACCGCGGCTTCTACGGATACGACTACCGGGAGTTGCAGAAGGATCCGGACTGGCGGCCGCCGATCGAGCGGGCCATCTCCATGGTGATGCAGCCCGGCGAGGCGGTCATGTTCTGGTCCACCATGATGCATTCGTCCAAGCCGCACAGCGCGGCGGACAAGCCGATGCGGCTGGGCTTCGCCGGCCGGTACGTGCCGACCGCCGTGGAGGTCTACCCGGACACCGACGACGTGGACGAGTACGGCGGCCGGGTGAGCCTGCGGGACTACGGCACCGTGCTGGTGGCCGGAACCGACAGCTACACCCACAACCGCAAGGTCACCCACACCACCAAGGGTCACGAGTTCCCGATCCGGCAGCGCGACCGACCGTGA
- a CDS encoding acyl carrier protein, with translation MRTVTERDDVDPVVDMFDQGVTSLAFIRVVAQINENYGVTVDVEELDEASVDTLTALVLRLLADANPQ, from the coding sequence GTGCGGACCGTCACGGAACGTGACGATGTGGACCCGGTGGTCGACATGTTCGACCAGGGCGTGACCTCGCTCGCGTTCATCCGGGTCGTGGCGCAGATCAACGAGAACTACGGCGTCACAGTCGATGTCGAGGAACTGGACGAGGCGTCCGTCGACACGCTGACGGCACTGGTGCTGCGGCTGCTCGCCGACGCGAATCCGCAATGA
- a CDS encoding amino acid adenylation domain-containing protein — MDVASALGEGKSVVFRGSNLHTIFRERVRLHPERIALSTRQESISYAELAARADRLARRLTGLGVGPDVPVGLCARRGPEAIVGMLGILAAGGGYVPIDPAYPAERVGYLLTDCAPPLVVAARDTAEVLTGRHPAIVWIDDDDAGDGPQLPEPDGPSSDRDLAYVIYTSGSTGKPKGVMVEHRNVVRLFEQTRPWFRFGEHDTWALFHSISFDFSVWEIWGALLFGGRLVLLPETVTRAPELLVSLLRAHRVTVLNQTPSAFHQLLTALPAAERGDNPFGPDLRLVIFGGERLDPRVLAPWLDRHGDRRPTLVNMYGITETTVHCTHRPITAADLRTGGRSPIGAGIPDLRVHVLDDELRPVPDGVAGELYVAGPGLTRGYLNRPALTAQRFVAAADGERLYRTGDRAQRERGELLYLGRADGQLKIRGYRIEPGEIEACLCRVDAIARAVVTSRTNRDGDVVLAAYLLPAGSDRPADAELVTAARQHARAALPRHLRPSYYEVVSEIPMTPQGKVNHDALGEDDHAGAERLGRAAVDR; from the coding sequence CGGCCCGCGCCGATCGGCTGGCCCGCCGGCTGACCGGGCTCGGGGTCGGGCCGGACGTGCCGGTGGGACTGTGCGCGCGGCGCGGCCCGGAGGCGATCGTCGGCATGCTGGGCATCCTCGCGGCCGGCGGGGGCTACGTGCCGATCGATCCCGCCTACCCCGCCGAGCGCGTCGGCTACCTGCTGACCGACTGCGCGCCACCGCTGGTCGTCGCCGCGCGGGACACCGCGGAGGTCCTGACGGGCCGGCACCCCGCGATCGTGTGGATCGATGACGACGACGCGGGCGACGGCCCGCAGTTGCCGGAACCCGACGGACCGTCCTCGGACCGCGATCTGGCCTACGTGATCTACACCTCGGGGTCGACCGGAAAACCCAAGGGGGTCATGGTCGAACACCGCAACGTGGTGCGGCTGTTCGAGCAGACCCGGCCGTGGTTCCGGTTCGGCGAGCACGACACCTGGGCCCTGTTCCACTCCATCAGCTTCGACTTCTCGGTCTGGGAGATCTGGGGTGCGCTGCTGTTCGGCGGCCGCCTGGTCCTGCTGCCCGAAACCGTCACCCGCGCACCGGAATTGCTGGTATCGCTGCTGCGCGCACACCGGGTGACGGTGCTGAACCAGACGCCGTCGGCGTTCCATCAGCTGCTCACCGCACTGCCGGCCGCCGAGCGCGGCGACAACCCCTTCGGACCCGACCTGCGGCTGGTGATCTTCGGCGGTGAACGGCTGGACCCCCGGGTACTCGCCCCCTGGCTGGACCGGCACGGCGATCGGCGGCCCACGCTGGTCAACATGTACGGCATCACCGAGACCACCGTGCACTGCACCCATCGGCCGATCACCGCGGCCGACCTGCGGACCGGTGGCCGCAGCCCGATCGGCGCCGGGATCCCCGATCTGCGCGTGCACGTCCTCGACGACGAGCTACGGCCGGTCCCGGACGGGGTGGCCGGTGAGTTGTACGTCGCCGGACCGGGTTTGACCCGCGGCTACCTGAACCGGCCCGCGCTGACCGCGCAGCGCTTCGTCGCCGCCGCGGACGGGGAACGCCTGTACCGCACCGGCGATCGCGCACAGCGCGAGCGCGGGGAACTGCTCTATCTGGGCCGGGCCGACGGACAGCTGAAGATCCGCGGCTACCGGATCGAACCCGGCGAGATCGAGGCGTGCCTGTGCCGCGTGGACGCGATCGCGCGCGCGGTCGTCACGTCCCGGACGAACCGCGACGGCGACGTCGTGCTCGCCGCGTACCTGCTGCCGGCCGGATCCGACCGGCCCGCCGATGCTGAATTGGTCACCGCCGCAAGGCAACACGCGCGTGCGGCGCTGCCCCGGCATCTCCGGCCGTCCTATTACGAAGTCGTCTCGGAGATTCCGATGACGCCACAGGGAAAGGTGAATCACGATGCCCTTGGGGAGGACGACCACGCCGGCGCAGAACGCCTCGGACGTGCGGCAGTGGATCGGTGA